In a single window of the Nicotiana tomentosiformis chromosome 8, ASM39032v3, whole genome shotgun sequence genome:
- the LOC104085524 gene encoding uncharacterized protein translates to MGNVRQLEEVLSKKRKQVTFNKKPATIEAQNTRPVGPLIRNRQPQPLVARRPPLFPYRLQKVKDNASYKEFLDILKQTVGLGEPRTTTLILQLADRPLAHHEGVIEDVLVQVGCFIVPADFIILDYEPNQEVPFILGCPFLATCRAIIDECDGKMTMRVGDRLEVFNVYKALRLPPHYEELSTISVVESDVTSLVPYMSCIDPLERVLMRDEEESEDEMME, encoded by the exons ATGGG GAATGTGAGACAGTTAGAAGAAGTCCTATCGAAAAAGAGAAAGCAAGTGACCTTTAATAAGAAACCGGCCACCATAGAAGCCCAAAATACTCGACCAGTTGGACCTTTAATAAGAAACCGGCAACCCCAACCACTAGTTGCAAGGCGACCACCTCTGTTCCCTTATAGATTGCAGAAAGTGAAGGATAATGCTTCTTATAAAGagtttcttgatattttgaagcAG ACAGTTGGATTGGGTGAGCCACGCACAACCACATTGATTTTACAGTTGGCTGACCGCCCCCTTGCTCATCATGAAggggtgattgaagatgtgttagttcaagtGGGTTGTTTCATAGTCCCTGCTGATTTCATTATCTTGGACTATGAGCCTAATCAGGAAGTCCCATTTATTTTAGGGTGTCCATTCCTAGCCACGTGCCGAGCTATTATTGATGAATGTGATGGAAAAATGACAATGAGAGTGGGTGATCGATTAGAGGTATTCAATGTGTATAAAGCACTCAGATTGCCACCCCACTATGAAGAGCTATCTACGATTTCTGTGGTGGAAAGTGATGTGACTTCATTGGTGCCTTATATGAGCTGCATAGATCCTCTCGAACGAGTTTTGATGCGGGATGAAGAAGAAAGTGAAGATGAGATGATGGAATAA